CACCTTCAGCAGTGTGAACACGGCAAGTGAAACGCATTCTTAAATTTGTGCGAACTCCGTTCTTGATCACATTTGCCAGAATGCTCCGAAAGTTCTCAAACGGGAAGGTGGTAAGAAAACCCAGAGAGCCTAAAGAAAACGCCATCACCGGAGGAACAACCCTCTGAAAAAGAGTGGAAGCATAGAGGACGGTACCATCGCCCCCTAACGTGATAACCAGGTCGAAGATATCGGGATTTTCTCTGATAAGTTTCTTGGTCCAGTACTTCAGACGGCCCTCGGCGGAGGGATTATCATGTATCAGGCCTTTTGCGTCAAACCGCTTGGACTTTTCCAGATGATAATCCACGTAGACTCGAGTCTGATCATTGATTGTAAGAAGCCATTCAGCAACCTCTTTGGTGAGATAAACAAGCGAGTTATCTCTTGCCTTGGTGATGAGCATAACTGAACGCAGCTGTAAATGTATTGTAGCCCTATCTAAGTTTCTGGCAAGGATTCGGACACCATGGGCCGTTTTTGCTAGTTGTGCATGCGACTTGACACTCTTCAAATTCTTGTTCGATAAGCTTCGGAACAAATCGTCTGTAGTAGAGTGCTTACCTGTGGCGTTATGGAGAGCGCGATGATGGTTTGGCTTGTTTGAATCGTCCTTTATCGTAAGAGTCTCCCTTGGGTTGTCCCTGCAGTATAAGCTATCGTGTAGGATCGGCTGCTTGGGCTGTAAGGACTCGGAGCGCTCCATGTGCTCAGATCCCGATAGCTCGTACAGCGAGCTACTATTGGAAGACAATGCTTCCGAATTAAAATCGTCCATGCTCTGACTGAAATGAATTTATTTCGGATGACCGACGGTACAATTCCGTGttttaatttaatttttggAGCATATCGTATAATAATTAGTATTTATTTGACTCACTTTATATCTCTCAATTTAGTCCCTGGTAACTTTGCAACTCCATCCCGAATTTTTATCCAGAAGAGGCAACGAGGCTCCCAAACACCATCCCAGCTCGTTGTCACTGATCTTCTTGGCGGTTCTCAGCTCTCTGTGGAGAGGAATGTCATACCCTGTGTGCAGCAGCGCAGTCATGAACGAAAGGTCCAAGCACCACAGAGGTTCGGCATTCAGTTCCTTGAGACCTTCAGGCTGCGAGAGGTACTGGTTCCAAGCAGTGGATCCGGAACAAACAATCTTGGTGAGGTCTTTCATTTCTTCCAGCGTGAAAGAGAGTGGCATTCCAATAGGCTTGAGTCTATCGTAGAAGTAGGAGAAGACAAACATGTCTGAGGTCTGGGAGAATTGGTGTCTCAGCGAAGGCTGGTAAATACCATTGAACGAACAAGACTTCGACTTGCACTCCATGTCTTTGTTCAGGATGGTCTCTGCCAATGATCTACattgaacagcagcagttttAGCcatgtcgtcgtcttcgctCTTTGCCATGGAGACAAAGTTCACAGCGTAACTAGTTTTGTCAGaaagctcaacaaccaCATTCTCAGCCGTGACTCCTGGTGGAAGACATGGATGTGGAATGGAAACCTTTGCGACCGCATTTGCCGGGTCAGACACTGGAGTAAGATCGTACTTTGGATCGTTGAGGGCAGTCTCCAAAACTAAAGCATTGACCTTCTTTCTGCCTTGCATTAGTCCAAATCCAAGGTGCGAGAACTGGTATAGAGTGAAGTCGGCGCCTCCAAAACTCACTTCGTACTTATGCTCTCCTTCAATCATGCTTTGTCCATCCAGTGGCTCGAAAACGATCTGGGTAGATCCACCTCCCAAATCGAAAACGGCAGCAGTCGGCCGCTTTTCCTTGGCACCGATGTTTCCAAGCAAGTAGTTGGTAGTGATCCAGGCATAGACGCCTTCATCACTGCCGTCCATGATAGAAACTCCGTCTCCCTCGACAACAGGGAATGGATAATCGTCCTCTAGATGACGTCTCACTTCCGCAAGAATGGCCGAAGATTTCTGCTCTCCAAGCAGTCTGAGACCTGCGGTGGCCTTGACAGCAACGGGTGTGCAAGACTGTTTGTCCTTTGGCACGGTCTCGAGCGCAACCTCGAGaagctcgtccaaagaggcagcagctccaacCGTGTCGGTATCAAACGAAGAGAGACCTGGTTTTTTCatcttgaactcctcgttcagcagtTTAGGAGGAGACTGGCATGTATCAAACGAGTAAACGTGGATTCTAGATCCTGTGGATCCGGCGTCGATCATGATAACGTACTCCTCGCCCGACTCGCACGACGCAGACTTGATTTCCTGTGCaaccttggcctcctccttggaGTCATGCAGTGGTGCGGACTGTCTCACGCCTGTGACCTTTGGcttggcagcagctggGGTGGCCTGTTTCTCACCTTCTTGTGCCCGTGTCTTGTAGTTCTGCGACTCCAGAGTCGATGATAAAACGTCGTCAATAActggcttcttctcctcaatcagctcACCGGGAGCAGATGTATCCTGGGACGCGAGAGGCTTGTTAGGAGAGGTGACTTGAGAGTCAGACACGAGTCCAGGGAACGCGTCCTCTGTCTTTGGGTGGGAGGGTGCCATGAACACCACAATGTAGATTATGGCCAAGGCTGCTCCCGCCACAAGGAACTTGTTATAACGATAGGAAAGTAACGGAGACATAGCGGGCGCTAGTTATGTCTGGGTACTTCACAGtaataaaaaaaagatgtctttttttcctcctACTTGTCCTCAGATTAAATCAgcagaaaagaaaaaaattggaATTTTTATCATGTAAAAAAGATCTTACGCGAGCATGCTCAATAGATTGTACGGAAGACAGCACGGAGTGGTTGGCTCGCGACCACGCGTGACACAAGACACGGATGACGTACACGAGGCAGAGGCTTTTCGGACCATGTGTTTGCAGGAGATATCTGCTAAGATcgagaagatcaacgaCCCGTTGCTTCAAGACTCTCAGATCAGGGCCCTCAACGATGAATTGAACAAGCTCATGCGGGAACGCCGCGCGTGGGAGCATCGTGTGAAGGAACTTGGCGGGCCTGACCATCTCAGGACGTCTGCTGTGGCCGATGATTCTGTCACTGTGAACAATTACCGGTATTTTGGCAGAGCGAAACAGCTACCGGAGGTGGAACGATTGCTCAAGCCTAAAGAAAAGGATGATGCATTTGCGTCCGGAAACGCAAAAGAGCAGTTTTCGCAATTAAATCAGACAGATTTGGGGCCGGCCTACTATGGATATGAGGATGAGAACGAGCTAGACTTGCGGATTCCCAACGACATGGCCCAGGATACTCCAGAAGAATGCGCCTTGCTGGAGTTTGAGCGCAAACGCACAGCAGAGCTTCGCACTAGCGGCTTCGAAAAAACTGCTATTCTTGACACGCCTCAGCTCCCTACAGAACAAGAGTACCAGGATGCCGTGGTAGCACTTAGAAAGCAGCAGTTACTagagaaactgaaaaatCGGTAATGTCTGTGCTGTATTATAGAAGCAAGCTGATCCCTTTACTGATGATTTCCCTGAAGTTGCTTGCGTAATGCGTGTCATCCTCCCAGATTATGCGGTCGATCTCGCGTCTGCCAGAGTccaggtccagctggtcgagaCGGTGGATTCTCGTGCGTCGAAAAATTTTGTACATAATGTAGCAGAAAATGCACACAAACAACGAGCCGTAGCACGAGATGAAGTATGCTGGAGACCATTGGCCATGGATGAACGCGACAAAACCTCCGATCAGCACCAGACACAGCGATCCCAGCATCCCAAAGTATGCAAGATATGGCTGGAAAGGAGATCTGTAGGGGTAATTTTTGTCTGTTCGACTGATGATATCTGGGCGTAGCTGCAACCCGTAGTAGAACCTGATGAACGATAAACACATGCCTGACCAGACAAGCAGACCTGTCGACGCACAGACGCTGAGCAGCCGTTCAAAAACCAGTGCGGTATTGTTGTCCACGGACAAATATGCGAGACACGAAAACAAGCCCGTGAACAGAACACTTAAGTAGGGAACgccatttctggagcagaTGGAAAATAGCTTTGGCGCTTTGCCTTGGATCGACAAATAATACAGCGTCCGTGACGAGGCGTAGAGCTGCGAGGATGCCGCAGTCAGTGCAAAGTACACCAGAAAGCCGTTGGTAGCAGCCGCAAAAGTGCACAGCCCGGCACTCTGGAGCGCAATCACAAACGGCGACTGATTGCCGTTGGCGAAGCCCGCCCATTGAAGCAGGTGAGTTTTGCAATTCCCGCCGCCGTTGAGCTGGATGACCATGGCCTCCAGTTGTTCGcgctgttttttctcgctcTGTGTGGAAGGGCCGGTCCAGGTAAAATATCTCAATAGGCGCGGGTCGCCGCTGTAAATGTTGAGGCCAATAATAAACACCGATAGAATGTAGAACACAAGGATACGCCAGTAGATGTTTCTGGTGGCAAGCGGGATTGCGTGGCGCGGATTCCGGGACTCGCCGCCTGCGATGAGAACGATCTCCGTCCCCACATAGCCGTAGGATGCCACCACAGAGGCTACCAGAACCTGCAAAAAGCGGCCCTTGGCGCCTCCGATGCCGCCAGTCGCGCCCGTACCTGTGTCCTTGACATCGAAAGTTGGCCTAAAAGGGCCGTAGGTGATGTGATGTTCCAGGTCCGATTTGGAGCTGTCCCAGTATCGGAACCCGATTCGTTCGTGGTGGGGGGCCGATCCTCCTGCGTTGAGCACGCAGTTGTAGATCAGCAAAGCTACCAGGATAAGCAGCTTGAAGAGAGTAGAAAAGTACTCTATTTCGCCGTAAACCCTAATATCGCACAGGTTTATCAGCAGCGCAACGACCAGAAATAGCGTTATCCAGCCTGCCGTGTTGGGCCCGGGGATATCGAGGTTGGGATAGAAACTGAGCATGATGGACGCGGCGGTGATCTCAGTAGGGAAGCCAATGCAGTAACTGAGCCAGTA
This window of the Ogataea parapolymorpha DL-1 chromosome VII, whole genome shotgun sequence genome carries:
- a CDS encoding Pre-mRNA-splicing factor ISY1 translates to MLNRLYGRQHGVVGSRPRVTQDTDDVHEAEAFRTMCLQEISAKIEKINDPLLQDSQIRALNDELNKLMRERRAWEHRVKELGGPDHLRTSAVADDSVTVNNYRYFGRAKQLPEVERLLKPKEKDDAFASGNAKEQFSQLNQTDLGPAYYGYEDENELDLRIPNDMAQDTPEECALLEFERKRTAELRTSGFEKTAILDTPQLPTEQEYQDAVVALRKQQLLEKLKNR
- a CDS encoding Guanosine-diphosphatase, whose amino-acid sequence is MSPLLSYRYNKFLVAGAALAIIYIVVFMAPSHPKTEDAFPGLVSDSQVTSPNKPLASQDTSAPGELIEEKKPVIDDVLSSTLESQNYKTRAQEGEKQATPAAAKPKVTGVRQSAPLHDSKEEAKVAQEIKSASCESGEEYVIMIDAGSTGSRIHVYSFDTCQSPPKLLNEEFKMKKPGLSSFDTDTVGAAASLDELLEVALETVPKDKQSCTPVAVKATAGLRLLGEQKSSAILAEVRRHLEDDYPFPVVEGDGVSIMDGSDEGVYAWITTNYLLGNIGAKEKRPTAAVFDLGGGSTQIVFEPLDGQSMIEGEHKYEVSFGGADFTLYQFSHLGFGLMQGRKKVNALVLETALNDPKYDLTPVSDPANAVAKVSIPHPCLPPGVTAENVVVELSDKTSYAVNFVSMAKSEDDDMAKTAAVQCRSLAETILNKDMECKSKSCSFNGIYQPSLRHQFSQTSDMFVFSYFYDRLKPIGMPLSFTLEEMKDLTKIVCSGSTAWNQYLSQPEGLKELNAEPLWCLDLSFMTALLHTGYDIPLHRELRTAKKISDNELGWCLGASLPLLDKNSGWSCKVTRD
- a CDS encoding Component of the SPS plasma membrane amino acid sensor system (Ssy1p-Ptr3p-Ssy5p), which produces MPSGQASDGDAASELFPQLGNYEPSLSASSEASESTSSDLHSSIIHKIIRAGSIPAATSSRFYYSDLYDYYANNDSHEYASDFEAYERRIQKENRIRNAISRLSEERRSRQSWSQPKLGIVNLSRVSSLETVPIDECEEVEELPIELQAIGHSRKSDCSDINIDDDQPEMIVSNDENLDYTFRRIEPTIKPRKKKKSFFDYFNINRNYRIQRKLHVRHLHQIALGGTLGVGLLLSSGKSFSIAGPLGCLLGFSIAGLIVLATMLSFCEMVTLIPLCGGVSGVSSRFVDDAFGFALGVCYWLSYCIGFPTEITAASIMLSFYPNLDIPGPNTAGWITLFLVVALLINLCDIRVYGEIEYFSTLFKLLILVALLIYNCVLNAGGSAPHHERIGFRYWDSSKSDLEHHITYGPFRPTFDVKDTGTGATGGIGGAKGRFLQVLVASVVASYGYVGTEIVLIAGGESRNPRHAIPLATRNIYWRILVFYILSVFIIGLNIYSGDPRLLRYFTWTGPSTQSEKKQREQLEAMVIQLNGGGNCKTHLLQWAGFANGNQSPFVIALQSAGLCTFAAATNGFLVYFALTAASSQLYASSRTLYYLSIQGKAPKLFSICSRNGVPYLSVLFTGLFSCLAYLSVDNNTALVFERLLSVCASTGLLVWSGMCLSFIRFYYGLQLRPDIISRTDKNYPYRSPFQPYLAYFGMLGSLCLVLIGGFVAFIHGQWSPAYFISCYGSLFVCIFCYIMYKIFRRTRIHRLDQLDLDSGRREIDRIIWEDDTHYASNFREIISKGISLLL